A genomic segment from Gemmatimonadota bacterium encodes:
- a CDS encoding serine/threonine-protein phosphatase → MANQLRLATESIAGRRPYQEDTVLARALSDSRTLVAVADGMGGHAAGDVASALAMETLVAAVEEGKNLAAAFTAANEQVHSKSREPGKHGMGTTMVAVVVEGDEFTVANVGDSRCYLLTDDGIKQLSEDHSFVAEAIKRGQSEEEAQASKFRDALTRSIGIDEEVEIDTFGPFPVENNTALFLCSDGLYKVMKDARIRELFGQSGSPRGAAQSMVATAYEDGSDDNITVAIAEFGELTRDRAMGTVPMDFEPPPAEPAAGAGADRGGDGVAASSAQEPPANAPVESSHDAAAGPADARALAMSKPRTRVATIVVGVTVASALLYFLLMR, encoded by the coding sequence TTGGCGAATCAGCTGCGGCTCGCCACGGAGTCGATCGCGGGCCGAAGGCCGTATCAGGAAGACACCGTGCTCGCGCGGGCGCTCTCTGACTCACGCACGCTCGTTGCCGTCGCCGACGGGATGGGTGGCCACGCTGCTGGCGACGTCGCCAGCGCGCTGGCCATGGAGACCCTCGTAGCTGCGGTCGAGGAAGGCAAGAACCTGGCGGCGGCGTTCACGGCAGCGAACGAACAGGTGCATTCGAAGTCGAGGGAACCCGGGAAGCATGGCATGGGGACGACGATGGTCGCCGTGGTCGTCGAAGGAGACGAATTCACGGTGGCCAATGTCGGCGACAGTCGCTGCTACCTGCTCACCGACGACGGGATCAAGCAGCTGAGCGAGGACCACTCGTTCGTCGCCGAAGCGATCAAGCGCGGCCAGTCCGAAGAGGAAGCGCAGGCCTCGAAGTTCCGGGACGCGCTGACTCGATCCATCGGGATCGACGAAGAAGTCGAAATCGACACATTCGGTCCGTTTCCGGTCGAGAACAATACGGCGCTCTTCTTATGCTCCGACGGCCTCTACAAGGTCATGAAGGACGCTCGCATCCGTGAGCTGTTCGGTCAGTCCGGCAGCCCTAGAGGTGCGGCACAATCGATGGTAGCCACGGCGTACGAAGACGGTAGCGATGACAACATCACTGTGGCGATCGCCGAGTTCGGCGAGTTGACGCGCGACCGTGCCATGGGCACGGTCCCGATGGACTTCGAGCCACCTCCGGCCGAGCCCGCCGCCGGCGCGGGTGCGGACCGCGGTGGTGACGGGGTCGCAGCCTCTTCAGCGCAAGAGCCGCCGGCAAACGCGCCGGTCGAAAGCTCGCACGACGCGGCCGCTGGGCCGGCCGACGCGCGGGCTCTTGCGATGTCCAAGCCTCGTACTCGGGTAGCTACGATCGTGGTAGGCGTGACTGTCGCGAGCGCGCTGCTGTACTTCCTGTTGATGCGCTAG
- a CDS encoding xanthine dehydrogenase family protein molybdopterin-binding subunit, whose translation MSGPPLDTGQDAGSREAESNGAASRVSRRTFVKIAGVAGVGLTLGVTYKVMSGPKPPFTDAVFAPNAFLRIDTDGSITVVVGKSEMGQGVSTALPMLLAEELEVPLERVAFEFAPAHPAYGAALGMQVTGGSTSVVESWIPLREAGAAARLMLREAAARAWSIPASDIEMRDAMAHHPDGLTLDYGELAAAAADVDVPKDVPLKDPSDFRLIGTPQRRLDIPVKTTGEAVFGIDAGPSDARVALIARCPVFGGSVRSFDPGPALAVQGVDEVVELSNGVAVVADGYWPAKKGRDALVIVWDEGHGSTLNDAEITRRFESAIQAGGGVAEEHGDVDAALAAGSDPIRATYALPYLAHATMEPMNCTAVVEDGRCTVWAPTQWQNGPSFLAGGARQVAGKMSGVGADDTVVHTTFLGGGFGRRAETDFVAEAAELAGLVEGPVKVIWSREDDMQHDFYRPASHHEFTALLDDDGMPAAWRHDMASQSILQRLMPGWLPAFIRNRTIMPNGVDPTAVEGASNHPYHVPNFRMSAATVDLPIPVGFWRSVGHTHSAFVVESFIDELAHAAGKDPYQYRRDLLGEHPRHLAVLDAVAKAAAWGSTVPEGRARGIAVAESFGSYVAEVAEISLEDGRPRVHKVWCAVDCGVIVNPAIVRAQMESGIIYGLTATLYGRINIEGGRAVQSNFDDYQMVRMREAPEIEVLLVPSGDAPGGVGEPGVPPIAPAVTNALFALEGRRVRELPVRSA comes from the coding sequence ATGAGCGGGCCACCCCTCGACACGGGTCAGGACGCAGGCTCACGCGAAGCCGAGTCCAACGGAGCGGCCTCCCGCGTCTCGCGCCGCACGTTCGTGAAGATTGCGGGCGTGGCCGGAGTAGGGCTGACGCTCGGGGTGACTTATAAGGTGATGTCGGGTCCCAAACCGCCCTTCACCGACGCGGTGTTCGCGCCCAATGCGTTCCTGCGCATCGATACCGACGGATCGATCACCGTCGTGGTCGGCAAGTCCGAAATGGGGCAGGGCGTCTCGACCGCGCTGCCCATGCTCCTAGCCGAAGAGCTCGAGGTCCCGCTCGAGCGTGTGGCCTTCGAGTTCGCGCCGGCGCACCCTGCGTACGGCGCTGCCTTGGGCATGCAGGTCACGGGCGGCAGCACGAGCGTCGTAGAATCGTGGATCCCACTGCGAGAGGCCGGTGCAGCCGCGCGTTTGATGCTACGTGAGGCGGCTGCGCGCGCGTGGAGCATACCGGCCTCGGACATCGAGATGCGCGACGCGATGGCGCATCATCCTGACGGGTTGACGCTTGACTACGGGGAGCTCGCGGCCGCGGCGGCGGACGTGGACGTGCCAAAAGATGTTCCGCTCAAGGACCCGTCCGACTTCCGACTGATCGGCACACCCCAAAGGCGACTGGACATTCCCGTGAAGACGACCGGGGAGGCGGTATTCGGTATCGATGCCGGGCCGAGTGACGCGCGCGTCGCTCTGATCGCACGTTGCCCCGTCTTCGGCGGTTCGGTCCGCTCCTTCGATCCCGGGCCAGCGCTCGCTGTGCAGGGAGTCGACGAGGTGGTCGAGCTGAGCAACGGTGTGGCGGTGGTCGCCGACGGCTACTGGCCCGCGAAGAAGGGGCGTGATGCGCTCGTCATCGTGTGGGACGAAGGACACGGGAGCACGCTGAACGACGCGGAGATCACAAGGCGCTTCGAGTCTGCGATTCAGGCGGGAGGAGGAGTCGCCGAGGAACATGGTGACGTGGACGCGGCCTTGGCAGCCGGCTCCGATCCGATCCGGGCCACCTACGCTCTGCCGTACTTGGCCCACGCGACCATGGAGCCGATGAACTGTACCGCGGTGGTCGAGGACGGCAGGTGCACGGTGTGGGCACCGACCCAGTGGCAGAACGGCCCGTCATTTCTTGCGGGTGGGGCGCGGCAGGTTGCGGGGAAGATGTCGGGCGTGGGCGCCGACGACACCGTCGTGCATACGACGTTCCTCGGTGGGGGCTTCGGACGGCGCGCCGAGACGGACTTCGTCGCCGAGGCGGCCGAGTTGGCTGGATTGGTGGAAGGCCCCGTGAAGGTCATATGGTCCCGCGAGGACGACATGCAGCACGATTTCTATCGGCCTGCGTCCCACCACGAGTTTACGGCGCTCCTGGATGATGACGGCATGCCCGCCGCTTGGCGCCACGACATGGCGTCGCAGTCGATCTTGCAGCGACTCATGCCTGGATGGTTGCCGGCCTTCATTCGGAATCGCACGATCATGCCCAACGGCGTGGACCCTACCGCAGTTGAGGGCGCGTCGAACCATCCGTACCACGTGCCGAACTTCCGGATGTCGGCTGCCACGGTCGACCTCCCGATTCCAGTCGGGTTCTGGCGTTCCGTGGGGCATACGCACTCAGCGTTCGTGGTGGAGTCGTTCATCGACGAGCTGGCACACGCGGCAGGAAAGGATCCCTACCAGTACCGCCGCGACCTACTCGGCGAGCACCCTCGCCACCTAGCGGTGCTCGATGCCGTCGCGAAGGCGGCGGCTTGGGGTTCGACTGTGCCCGAGGGCCGGGCGCGGGGGATCGCGGTCGCTGAGTCGTTCGGCTCGTACGTGGCGGAGGTCGCGGAGATCTCTCTCGAAGATGGTCGGCCTCGCGTACACAAGGTGTGGTGTGCCGTGGACTGTGGCGTCATCGTGAATCCCGCGATCGTGCGGGCCCAGATGGAGAGCGGCATCATTTACGGCCTCACCGCCACCCTGTACGGCCGGATCAACATCGAAGGTGGCCGTGCGGTGCAGAGCAACTTCGACGACTACCAGATGGTGCGGATGCGGGAGGCCCCCGAGATCGAGGTTCTCCTGGTACCGAGTGGGGATGCGCCCGGTGGGGTAGGTGAGCCCGGTGTGCCACCGATCGCGCCGGCGGTCACCAACGCGCTCTTTGCACTGGAAGGTCGGAGGGTTCGGGAGCTACCTGTGCGATCGGCATGA
- a CDS encoding xanthine dehydrogenase family protein molybdopterin-binding subunit produces the protein MADLLGKNFTPPDIHGKVTGRAKYAEDFRMDGMLFCRLLTSPMPHCRVLGIDSSAALAMDGVVAILTADEVPEQPGPANNILTNEPHFVGEPILAVAAVTETIAQNAIEAIELDLEPLPFCVDPLESLRPGGPNARTDGNTVVRGEGVQEVKWTEEDFAAAGEGELPMGEPGTEWSYGDIEAGFAEASIILDETFVTAGTSHHSMEPRTAMAYWQNGKCYLHASTQSQSFVHPAIAAYIGIEPEDLVYIAEYCGGGFGSKGGAYPLLSIPAHMSRKTQRPVLMRISRAEEYFLGSARPGFQGRIKMGFRDDGRITAVDVYIVQENGPNQGGGDMGAAASAISIVYTPLNMRYRGISILTNTPPRGAQRGPGQNQIATAVEPLLDKAARQLGLDQVAIRHINAPTHDSLYGGNRGAITSAYMREALEQGAELFGWEERRARSGQRDGSKVRGVGVGQAFHSAGSSGFDGLLVLTPDGKLHIHSGVGNLGTYSYATTSRVAAEVLKCRWENCEIVRGDSSRGLPWTLGQFGSNTSFTMTRTNFAAATDAVRKLKEIAARRLGGSASDYDIGNETVFARGNPGRRLTYAQAAQAAIEIGGEFSGHEPPEDINSLTRRAVAGLAGTGLIGVARDNLEQSGMVPALAAGFIEIELDLETGGIEILHYLGVADCGTVLHPQGLATQIKGGGVMGFGMAVSERHIYDRHWGLPASVGFYQAKPPSYLDVPSEMHWHAVDQPDPNNPVGAKGIGEPVMGCAAAALLCAISDALGGHYFNRTPVVADMIINVASQRSQSHGPLQVNTQ, from the coding sequence ATGGCTGACCTACTCGGGAAGAACTTCACGCCACCCGACATCCATGGGAAAGTGACGGGTCGCGCGAAATACGCGGAAGATTTCCGCATGGACGGCATGCTCTTTTGCCGGCTCTTGACGAGCCCGATGCCGCACTGTCGTGTGCTGGGCATCGACTCGTCCGCGGCGCTCGCCATGGATGGTGTGGTCGCGATCCTGACCGCGGACGAGGTGCCGGAGCAGCCCGGCCCGGCCAACAACATCCTGACCAACGAGCCTCACTTCGTCGGCGAGCCCATCTTGGCGGTCGCCGCGGTCACCGAGACCATCGCCCAAAACGCGATCGAGGCCATCGAGCTCGACCTCGAGCCGCTCCCCTTCTGCGTAGACCCGCTCGAGAGCCTGCGACCGGGCGGCCCCAACGCGCGCACGGACGGAAACACCGTCGTGCGGGGCGAAGGCGTTCAAGAGGTAAAGTGGACCGAGGAGGACTTCGCGGCGGCCGGAGAGGGCGAGTTGCCGATGGGCGAACCCGGCACCGAATGGTCGTACGGCGACATCGAGGCGGGCTTCGCCGAAGCGAGCATCATCCTGGATGAGACGTTCGTCACCGCGGGCACGTCGCATCACTCGATGGAGCCGCGTACGGCGATGGCGTACTGGCAGAACGGGAAGTGCTACCTGCACGCCTCGACCCAGAGCCAGAGCTTCGTGCATCCGGCCATCGCCGCGTACATCGGCATCGAGCCGGAGGACCTGGTCTACATCGCCGAGTACTGCGGTGGCGGCTTCGGATCGAAAGGCGGGGCGTACCCCCTGCTCTCGATTCCGGCGCACATGTCGCGAAAGACGCAGAGGCCGGTGCTCATGAGGATCAGCCGCGCGGAGGAGTACTTCCTCGGCTCGGCTCGGCCCGGCTTCCAGGGTCGTATCAAGATGGGATTCCGGGACGACGGTCGAATCACGGCCGTCGACGTGTACATCGTGCAGGAGAACGGGCCCAACCAGGGCGGCGGCGACATGGGCGCCGCGGCGAGCGCGATCTCCATCGTATACACACCTCTGAACATGCGATATCGGGGGATCTCGATTCTGACCAATACGCCGCCTCGAGGGGCGCAGAGGGGCCCGGGTCAGAACCAGATCGCGACCGCGGTCGAACCGCTGCTGGACAAGGCAGCGAGGCAGCTCGGTCTCGACCAGGTCGCGATTCGGCACATCAACGCGCCAACCCACGACTCCCTCTACGGCGGTAACCGCGGCGCGATCACGAGCGCCTATATGCGCGAGGCCCTGGAGCAGGGTGCCGAGCTCTTCGGATGGGAAGAGCGCCGCGCACGGAGCGGCCAACGTGACGGATCGAAGGTCCGGGGCGTCGGCGTCGGGCAGGCGTTCCACTCAGCGGGCTCGAGCGGATTCGACGGCCTGCTCGTTCTCACGCCGGACGGCAAGCTGCACATCCATTCCGGCGTCGGAAACCTCGGCACCTACTCGTACGCGACGACGTCGCGGGTCGCTGCAGAAGTGCTCAAGTGCCGCTGGGAGAACTGCGAGATCGTCCGCGGTGACTCGAGCCGAGGGCTGCCTTGGACGCTCGGACAGTTCGGCAGCAACACATCGTTCACGATGACGCGCACGAATTTCGCGGCCGCGACCGACGCGGTTCGAAAGCTCAAGGAGATCGCCGCGCGCCGACTCGGTGGCTCCGCGTCCGACTACGACATCGGCAACGAGACCGTCTTCGCTCGAGGCAACCCCGGCAGGAGGCTCACCTACGCGCAAGCCGCCCAGGCCGCCATCGAAATCGGCGGCGAGTTCAGCGGCCACGAGCCGCCAGAGGACATCAACTCACTGACACGACGCGCCGTTGCTGGACTGGCCGGCACCGGCCTGATCGGCGTCGCCCGAGACAACCTCGAGCAGAGCGGGATGGTGCCCGCGCTCGCAGCCGGTTTCATCGAGATCGAGCTCGATCTGGAGACCGGCGGAATCGAGATCCTCCACTACCTCGGCGTAGCCGACTGCGGAACCGTTCTTCATCCGCAGGGGCTGGCGACTCAGATCAAGGGCGGGGGCGTAATGGGGTTCGGCATGGCGGTCTCGGAGCGCCACATCTACGACCGGCACTGGGGCCTGCCGGCGTCTGTCGGCTTTTATCAGGCGAAACCGCCTTCGTACCTGGACGTGCCATCCGAGATGCACTGGCACGCGGTCGACCAGCCGGATCCGAATAATCCGGTCGGTGCGAAAGGTATTGGTGAGCCCGTAATGGGATGCGCGGCCGCAGCGCTTCTGTGCGCGATCTCGGACGCGCTCGGAGGGCACTACTTCAATCGGACACCGGTGGTGGCCGACATGATCATCAACGTCGCTTCGCAGCGGTCGCAGTCGCATGGCCCGCTCCAGGTCAACACCCAGTGA
- a CDS encoding mechanosensitive ion channel family protein — MTEFFQIEWVQRTVLVVGGALVGLLLELVVVARAHRIALKTRFKWDDLIVESVRGVPTVWLTCAGIYLALSVGTLDALLLSTMESVLTVILIGSVAIAGMRATGGAVEMLSGRAEGVIGSPTLVVNMARLAVGVLGVFIILQNLGINITPLITALGIGGLAVALALQDTLGNLFAGVQIILSKQVRPRDYVRLDSGDEGWVTDVKSRNTTILTFPDGNLLAVPNTLLASSVVKNFSLPRKALWVSVEVGVSYDSDLGRVEQVTLDVARQVLSSVDGGVSDEEPVVRYHTFGDSSINFEIRMLVREFESQGPVRHELIKRLHERFNEEGIEIPFPIRTVFMKGAEGA, encoded by the coding sequence ATGACTGAGTTCTTCCAGATCGAGTGGGTACAGCGGACCGTCCTCGTCGTTGGCGGTGCGCTCGTCGGCCTCCTTCTCGAACTCGTCGTTGTCGCGCGCGCCCACCGCATCGCACTGAAGACGCGCTTCAAGTGGGACGATCTGATCGTCGAGTCGGTCCGAGGCGTACCGACCGTCTGGCTCACCTGCGCGGGGATCTACCTGGCACTGAGTGTGGGAACGCTCGATGCGCTGCTCCTGAGCACGATGGAGAGTGTGCTCACGGTCATCCTGATCGGCTCCGTCGCGATCGCGGGCATGCGCGCGACGGGGGGCGCGGTCGAGATGCTCTCGGGCCGCGCCGAAGGAGTGATCGGATCCCCGACGCTCGTAGTGAACATGGCCCGACTCGCCGTGGGCGTGCTCGGCGTCTTCATCATCCTGCAGAACCTCGGCATCAACATCACCCCGCTCATCACTGCGCTGGGCATCGGTGGTCTCGCGGTCGCGCTCGCGCTGCAGGACACCCTCGGGAACCTTTTCGCGGGCGTTCAGATCATTCTCTCGAAGCAGGTCCGTCCGCGGGACTACGTGCGGCTCGACTCGGGCGACGAGGGGTGGGTCACGGACGTGAAGAGTCGCAATACGACGATCCTCACCTTCCCTGACGGCAACCTCTTGGCGGTGCCGAACACACTGCTCGCGTCCTCAGTGGTGAAGAATTTCAGCTTGCCGCGGAAGGCTCTTTGGGTCAGCGTCGAGGTTGGTGTGAGCTACGACAGCGATCTCGGGCGTGTGGAGCAAGTGACGCTCGACGTCGCGCGTCAGGTCCTCTCTTCCGTGGATGGCGGCGTCTCGGACGAGGAGCCGGTCGTGCGCTATCACACATTCGGTGACTCCAGCATCAACTTCGAGATTCGCATGCTGGTGCGGGAGTTCGAGAGCCAGGGGCCCGTCCGACACGAGTTGATCAAACGCCTGCACGAGCGCTTCAACGAAGAGGGGATCGAGATTCCGTTCCCCATCCGGACGGTGTTCATGAAGGGCGCCGAGGGAGCGTAG
- a CDS encoding xanthine dehydrogenase family protein subunit M has translation MMKDMMSGFELYQPADVDNAIQLIDQYGSRGWKLAGGYDSLDWFKNRGKGPEAVIDLEGLDALKGIRETADGVEIGALTTLTEVERSPLLRERYGLLADAARRVASPQIRNAGTLGGNVCQDTRCWYYRYGVDCYRAGGNTCYAAAPDAMNREHALFGASRCVAVSPSDTAPALVALDAEMVVRSVRGERVIPAEEFFMEPSVDIQRMTVLDPDDLLTTIRLPASWADADFYFEKVADRNSWDFALVSVAAAFRTSGAQIDDVSIVCGAVQCVPRRLHDVEALLRGRPRSEETASLAGAEAVREAEPLDYNHFKIPLMENLVKRAVRG, from the coding sequence ATGATGAAGGATATGATGTCGGGCTTCGAGCTCTACCAGCCGGCCGACGTGGACAATGCCATCCAACTGATCGACCAATACGGCAGTCGCGGGTGGAAACTCGCTGGTGGTTACGACTCCCTCGACTGGTTCAAGAACCGTGGAAAGGGCCCTGAGGCAGTCATCGACCTCGAAGGTCTGGATGCGCTCAAGGGAATCCGTGAGACCGCGGACGGTGTCGAGATCGGCGCCCTGACCACACTCACCGAAGTCGAGCGCAGTCCTCTTCTGCGTGAACGCTATGGGCTGCTGGCCGACGCCGCGCGCAGGGTCGCGAGCCCTCAAATCCGCAACGCAGGCACGCTTGGCGGCAACGTGTGTCAGGATACACGCTGTTGGTACTACCGCTACGGCGTGGATTGTTACCGAGCGGGTGGCAACACTTGCTACGCCGCGGCACCCGACGCCATGAACCGGGAACACGCTCTCTTCGGTGCCAGCCGGTGTGTAGCGGTCAGCCCCTCGGACACGGCGCCCGCGCTCGTAGCATTGGACGCGGAGATGGTCGTGCGCAGCGTGCGCGGCGAGCGCGTCATTCCCGCTGAGGAGTTCTTCATGGAGCCCTCGGTAGATATCCAACGCATGACCGTGCTCGACCCGGATGACCTGCTCACGACGATTCGCCTGCCCGCAAGCTGGGCCGATGCCGACTTCTATTTCGAGAAGGTCGCGGACCGGAACAGCTGGGATTTCGCGCTGGTGAGCGTTGCCGCAGCCTTCCGAACGAGCGGAGCCCAGATCGACGACGTCAGCATTGTGTGCGGAGCCGTCCAGTGCGTTCCACGTCGCCTGCACGATGTCGAAGCTCTGCTAAGAGGTCGGCCTCGCAGTGAGGAAACGGCGTCCCTAGCCGGTGCGGAGGCGGTGCGGGAAGCCGAGCCACTCGATTACAACCACTTCAAGATTCCGCTGATGGAGAATCTGGTGAAGCGGGCTGTGAGAGGCTGA
- a CDS encoding (2Fe-2S)-binding protein — MDSSEAPGATVTLPTTPSSWSRRDFIKGVIASGVSVSGMSYFGAGCTTPLPAQTGGVERLLSLTVNGQVRRVDVLPGETLAMTLRYKLGLTGTKLGCDRAECGACTVLIDDVNYYSCSTLTHRVRNREITTVEGLESPDGTLHPVQQAFIDELGPQCGFCTPGQVMSAVALLRANPNPTRQEAREAMSGNLCRCGAYDHYLNGVMRAAREA, encoded by the coding sequence ATGGACTCGTCAGAAGCACCGGGCGCAACGGTCACCCTCCCGACCACGCCATCGAGCTGGTCGCGTCGGGACTTCATCAAGGGAGTGATCGCGTCCGGTGTATCCGTATCTGGCATGTCGTACTTCGGAGCTGGTTGTACGACACCATTGCCAGCCCAAACCGGCGGCGTAGAGCGGCTACTCTCCCTGACCGTGAACGGTCAGGTGCGCCGCGTCGATGTTCTGCCGGGTGAAACGCTAGCGATGACGCTGCGCTACAAGCTCGGCCTCACCGGCACGAAGCTCGGATGCGATCGCGCCGAGTGCGGTGCCTGTACGGTGCTGATCGACGACGTGAACTACTACTCGTGTTCGACGCTTACACATCGGGTGCGCAATCGAGAGATCACGACGGTCGAGGGACTCGAGAGTCCGGACGGCACCCTGCATCCGGTGCAACAGGCGTTTATCGACGAGCTAGGTCCGCAGTGCGGATTCTGCACACCGGGCCAGGTGATGTCCGCGGTCGCGCTGCTGCGCGCGAATCCGAATCCGACCCGACAGGAGGCCCGCGAAGCGATGTCGGGCAACCTGTGCCGGTGCGGCGCCTACGATCACTACTTGAACGGCGTGATGCGTGCCGCGAGGGAGGCATAA